TTCTTCTCTCCCACTGtctctcctccagctgcaccTGGGACTGCAGTTGCAGACGGAGCCAAATTCTGGGAGCTTTCAGTGGCAGACAGATTGTGGTTTGGGGCTTTGATGCACTTAGGGCGGAGTCTTGCAAAGATGGGTCCGTCCTGGGAGCAGCCCTTGTCCTTCCGTGCCCTTCTACGTCTTTGCGTGGCACGGCCCCGGTGCCCTCTGCTGCAGGGTCCATCCATGATTGCCCTGCATTGTCTGGGAGCTGCTTCGGCTGTGAAGCCTGCACCTGCTTCTGCAGATCTTTAGcaatttttttggctttgtggcAGTCTCTTGGTGCTACGAGGACCTCTGGTACGTGGGGCATATCAAAAGCAATCCAAACGTGGTGTGGAGGCCGTGGTAGAGCTGAGGGTCTGTCCTCACTGgagctgtgttttctctgtgggGGTCTTCTTCTTGGAGATAttggtgtccccatgtcccctgtAGTGGAGATGCTGGGGCCCTCACCCTTTTTATCTGATTGACCCCGCGGAGCTCCCTTGCTCTGTGGCCACGCCTGCTCTGCCTGGATGGAAGGGGAATCCCCTACTGCCCCAGGGTCCTGGTTCATCTTGCTGATGCCAGGCAGGGTCGTCTTGCTGGTCGTGCTGCTGCCGTTGGCTCTTCCTCCACACTCCATTTTCTGGTGGGGtctgtccccatcctcctgAGGCTTCATCCCTTGTTCCACTCTCAGAATAGCTGCTGGCACAGAGTGGACAGGCTCCTGCATCCCCCGGGTGAATGCGTCCTCGGGGGCTGCTGCCTCTTGCTGAGGGCCAGGGGTCTGCACTGACAGCTGCACTGCCGACTTCGTGGTGTGAGCGTGCCGCTGACAGCGCAGGCTGGGTGAGCAGTGGCACTGCCTGGTGTTCCTCTGTGGATCCTCAGTCTGGGAGTCTTTTTGTCCCAGGACGGGGTCTGAAGATCTTTTCATGCAAGCCAGGATCCCTGGTAGCCCGAAGAGctcttttgtctgcttttgtcCGTTAGGCCCCTCCAGATGATGGTTCACAGTCTTTTCCACACAGGGTgggtccttctccacaggagTCACCACCACATGTGGCTCTGCTCGCCATTGGGGTGATCGAGGAGCTGTGGTTGGGAcagctgtccttgcttccaGGACAGTGGCTGAAAAGCTCCCCTCACAGGACAACAGCATCTCTGACAGTCCAAATTGCttttgtatatacattttttccactacATGCTCCAGCTGATTTTTCACAGCCTTGTCTATGAAGGTCAGGTCCCACACCATGGGAACCGCCTTCATATTAGGCTCTTCTTCTTGCTTCGATACTTTCAAAGCAGAGGCTGGATCATTTTGTGGAGGCTTGTCCCCATCAGCTGGCAGGCGcagtttctcctcctctttcttatGTGAGGTGAAGTAGTTTAAGGCCTCCTTGGATTTCTTTTGTGGCAAAGATGTCTTCATTTCCATGGAGTGGAATTTGGGCACCTCTGGAGGATGGGTGGGAGCAGCCTGCTGGACCTGGACGTGTTGCTGGTGTTggtgcacactgctggcccTGTGGCATCTGACCACTTCTTTCCTGCAGGGTTGGCAAGTGTCATGGTCATGCTGCTCCCCTGGGCCAGCCTTGGGATGCATGAGGCCAGGCTGGAACACAGAAGCATGAAGTGAGTCTTCTTTCTGCAGAGGAGTGGGGGTAGATGCCCTTGAAATCTGTCCGGTTTCGCTCTCCATGATGGTAGTGCAGGAGATGGTGCTCCAAGAGTCCAGAGACATCGTTGAAGAGCAGCTGGTTTCACTCTCTGTGTCAGAAGTGGTAGACTCACTGCTGTCCTCTGGCAACTCCAGGTTGAgcctgtgaggaggaggaggaggaggaggaggaggaggaggagaaggagaaggagaaggagaaggaagatgatGGGAATGCTGAGCCAAGCACTCCTGAGCACCCTGGGACTCTCCCTCTGCCCCTAAGGAGCTGGCAGGCTGTGTCATTTctgtggggtcccccaagggGCCCCTTGGTCCCTTGCCCAAGGCTCCCTCTCTGCTGGCTGGGCACAGAAGCTCCATTTGCCCCAGAAAGAGAGGGGACACTGCTATCTCTGTGCCTCGGCAGTAAATCCTTCTGCAAGGGCATTGCTTCTCGGATTTTAGTCCGCAAATTTCCCTGTGCCCCCACAAGCCATTGCACTCATCCATGCCCCCAAACCCTGCCCCTGTTCCCATCCCTAtccccgtccccttcccctcctcggTGGTCTCACATTTCCATGTATCTGTTGAGGTCCTCAAGGGTCCTGTTGAACAGTTGGGCTAGTTCAACTATTCCATCCATCTTTGCGTGCTCGGGACATCTGCAAAGGGGCAAAGGGCAGCGTTAGTGGGACCTCCTTTGGTGGGGGGCTGACTAGAGGGGGCTGTCACGCCCCAGCAGCGACGATTCCACTTACTGCTTCCTCTTACGCCATGAAGAGTTGTGGAGGGTCCAAACTGGtggcagagaagacagagagtCAGTGGATGGGGAGGCCGTGGGGGGACGGCGGGTACATGGGGCCAGGCGGTGTCTTTGCAGGGCACCTGCCCTTGCCCAGGGCCGCTCACCTCTGCGATTCTCCTGGTTCCTTCTGTAACAGCACCTCCTCGTCCTCCCTTCCTACATGGGCACAGAAAGCAGCGGGTGAGAGGGagtccccagcagcctcagcgGCACCCACAAACCCAGGGCATGGCCAGGGCCAGGCCCGTGCCTGCCCCAGGCctcctggcccaggctggccaggcCTGGCTGGGACACGGCCTCCCGTCCCAGGCAGGGCCTgcctcagcaccagccctgaCTCCTACCTGCGGCTTGCCACACGGCATCATGGAGAAGCAGGCAaacgccagcagcagcagccacaggaaggagcagaaggcCCAGAAGGCTtctgggctggggaagaagcTCATTCCCCAGGGATCAGCCATGCCTGTGACTTGCCAGAGAGCGCCAAACTTGGCTGGCTTGAGGAGGATCAGCTGGACCGCGCTCACGGTCCCCTTGCTCCACCTTCCCAGCTCAAGCTTGTCCCTCTTCGCTCGTCAGCTCGTGGCAAAATGGCAGCCAGCCTCGCTCAGCCCCACTTATATAGCCCGCCCCCGATTGTGATGCGCGTTGACTCGGGGTTgtcatccctccccagctgtggtGACAGCAGCGCTCAGCCATGGCAACGTTTGTGATGCAGGGACAGCGGGGATGAGGTGGCCCTCCCCGAGCTGAGCTAAACCCCAGGAGGTGCCCTTCACccgagcaccaggcagcagccagcccagccggGCCAGCTCAGCGCAGCGGGGCCATGGCCAGCCCGCCTCAGTGCTGAGAGCTGGCCCTGCGCAGGGCCCTGCAAGACCTCTGGCTTCTCACTAGGTAGGgccaaacaggaagaaaaagagcaagaaaatgtgTGGCTGAAATACAGGCAAGGCAATCGCTCCCTGACTACCGTTCAGGGGCAAAGAGGACGGCAGGGATTCACCAAAGggaagtcctgcctgaccaactcGATAAGCTTGTAGACAAGCTGTAGACGTATGGGCTGGATGGGCAGTCAGTGgggtggactgaaaactggcagAATGGTCGAGCCCACAGGGTGGCtggtgatcagtggcacaaagtctaggtggaggccagtaactagtGGTATACgccaggggtcaatactggaTCCAGTCCTGTTTAGCATCTTCATTAGTGACCTGCATGATGGGGCAGACGTCTGCAGATGGCACAAAACTGGGGGGAGCGGCAGATAcaccagagggttgtgctgccatccagagggtcCTGGACAGGAGGGAGAAATGGGCCGGAAGGAACATCTTGAAGATCAGCCAGGGGAATTctgtgcaaagtcctgcacctgggtagGCACAACCCCTGGCACCAGGACATACTGGGGACCGCCccgctggaaagcagcttggaggaaagggacctgggggtcctggtgaacatgagccagcaacgcacccttgctgcaaagaaggctaatagtatcctgggctgcatcaggcaAAGTATTGTCAGCAGGTCAGgagaggtgatcctgcccctctactctgcactggtgaggccacacctggagtagcgtgtccagttctgggctccgcGGTACAAGGCAGACGTGggcatactggagagagtccagtgtAGGGCCACAAAGACAATCAAGGGACTGGAGCGtgtctcctgtgaggaaaggctgagagagcttttcagcctggaggagagaaggctggggggatcttatcagtgtCCATCAGTCCCTGAAGGGGGGTGCAAGGAGACTGGAGCCAGGTTCTGTTTGGTGGTGCcctgtgccaggacaagaggcgaCGGGCGCAAACTGcaacacaggaggttccctctgagcAGGAGGAAGCACTTTCTTTATGTGAGggtgaccaagcactggcacaggttgcccaggggctgtggagtctcctccctggagatcttcaaaagccgcctggatgtggtcctgggcaccctgctccgggtgtctgctggagcagggacatTGAACCAGATgagctccagaggtcccttccaacctcaaactagtctgtgattctgtgactcagCTTGGGGAAATTAACTGAATCTTAGACACCCAACTGTTGGTTTGTGTATTGGGAAGTAAAGGCGATAAACATTTAAACACCTAGTGAAACGGAGTGAGACCTGCAAGAGCTCTTCTTTATCActcctctctgccagctctCACTGCTCTCTTCCTCCCACTTAGGGTTCCTGCTCACGTCCACcttcttgtctgttttcttgcCTCAGTAAGTGCTTGGGCATGTAGAGCTCCTAGTGAGCCCCAGAGCTCAGGACTCTGACCCCAGCACCTTCCAAGGGGTTTGGGGTTATCTCCAAGCCACAACCGTGATCCTCCTTGAAACAGAGAGGCAGGGACTTTGGAGATGAGCCCACCCCATTCCACAGCAAGAAGGCATCTGTCTGCTATTCCCAGGGTCACACTGCCTGTCCTGGCGCAGATGGAAGAACAGGCACTGGGGCCTCTGTCATCTCAACTTCTGCTAACAATAGACATGGAGAAAGCTGAGGCgttcaacaacttctttgcctcagtcttcactgacaggcaggcttcccaagtcttttgtttccctgaacccGTAGATGGAGGTTGGGGgatcaaagtcccacccactaTAAGCGAAGAGCAGTTTCGAGACCTTAGAgacccatggcaggggggtggaactagatgatcagGAAGCATCATGCTCACAGTCTCTCATCCTCCTGGGGGATCTCAGTCACACAGACGTTTGCGGGGAAAGCCTCATGGCAGGcagtaagcaatccagg
The Cygnus olor isolate bCygOlo1 chromosome 3, bCygOlo1.pri.v2, whole genome shotgun sequence genome window above contains:
- the LOC121066957 gene encoding uncharacterized protein LOC121066957 codes for the protein MSLDSWSTISCTTIMESETGQISRASTPTPLQKEDSLHASVFQPGLMHPKAGPGEQHDHDTCQPCRKEVVRCHRASSVHQHQQHVQVQQAAPTHPPEVPKFHSMEMKTSLPQKKSKEALNYFTSHKKEEEKLRLPADGDKPPQNDPASALKVSKQEEEPNMKAVPMVWDLTFIDKAVKNQLEHVVEKMYIQKQFGLSEMLLSCEGSFSATVLEARTAVPTTAPRSPQWRAEPHVVVTPVEKDPPCVEKTVNHHLEGPNGQKQTKELFGLPGILACMKRSSDPVLGQKDSQTEPVHSVPAAILRVEQGMKPQEDGDRPHQKMECGGRANGSSTTSKTTLPGISKMNQDPGAVGDSPSIQAEQAWPQSKGAPRGQSDKKGEGPSISTTGDMGTPISPRRRPPQRKHSSTQTLHFIVCSKTAVLCFDKRIKNAACLASSPIS